A DNA window from Brassica napus cultivar Da-Ae chromosome C1, Da-Ae, whole genome shotgun sequence contains the following coding sequences:
- the LOC106448366 gene encoding PH, RCC1 and FYVE domains-containing protein 1-like produces MADPASYVYHERDIDQALIILKKGTQLVKYSRKGKPKFRAFRLSPDDKTLIWFSHGEEKGLKLSEVSRIVPGQRTAVFKRFLRPEKDHLSFSLLYNNKERSLDLICKDKAETEVWFAALKYIIERSRNRRARSEIPEIHDSDYFSTGRQSIDIVSNNIPRGRTSIDLGYERGNMLRPSTDGFRISVSSTPSCSSGGSGPDDIESLGDVYVWGEVWSEGILPDGTVSKETVKTDVLTPRPLESNVVLDVHQIVCGVRHVALVTRQGEVFTWGEEAGGRLGHGIQVDICRPKLVEFLALTNIDFVSCGEYHTCVVSTSGDLFSWGDGIHNVGLLGHGSDISHWIPKRVSGPLEGLQVLSVACGTWHSALATANGKLFTFGDGAFGVLGHGNRESVSNPKEVQSLNGLKTVKVACSVWHTAAIVEVMGQTGTSMSSRKLFTWGDGDKNRLGHGNKETYLLPTCVSSLIDYNFHQIACGHTFTVALTTSGHVFTMGGSSHGQLGNSISDGKVPCLVQDRLVGEFVEEIACGDHHVAVLTSRSEVFTWGKGANGRLGHGDTEDRRTPTLVEALKDRHVKSLSCGSNFTSSICIHKWVSGADQSICSGCRQAFGFTRKRHNCYNCGLVHCHACSSKKALKAALAPTPGKPHRVCDACYNKLKAAETGYITNANRNNVATPGRSSIDGSVRIDRETTRSSKILLSGNTKSVKTSRPGFRPNSSNVRDSQVPSLQQLKDIAFPSLLKPIAPAAVPQRLLVGPMSSPPPTRSSSPLPGRSSSPYARRSSPPRTSGFSRSVIDSLKKTNEVMNQEMTKLQSQVKNLKEKCNNQRTEVHKFQEAAKEAFELASKQSSKHKAATEALKSVAEQLKGLKDKLPPEVSESEAFESINSQTEAYLNTNEVSETSILTTSILDQQETSPSGNTQDQKVDEQVSSNSSISETSNSSKPVPTESSSSSSRTGGKESKEQFEPGVYVTFVVDMNGNKIFRRVRFSKKRFDEHQAEEWWTKNKDRLLKWYSPNSSSSSPKPTASDSPIAPPPPSEPLLDPSVPEKSNDEEPEVPEKSNEEEPDSEI; encoded by the exons ATGGCAGATCCTGCTAGTTATGTCTATCACGAACGTGACATCGACCAa GCACTTATCATTTTGAAAAAGGGAACACAGTTAGTCAAGTACAGTCGAAAAGGGAAACCTAAGTTTCGTGCATTCAGGCTTTCTCCG GATGATAAAACGTTGATTTGGTTTTCGCATGGAGAAGAAAAAGGCTTAAAGTTATCAGAAGTTTCTCGAATCGTCCCAGGGCAAAGAACT GCTGTTTTCAAGAGATTTTTACGTCCAGAGAAAGATcacttatcattttcacttCTATATAATAACAAAGAAAGGTCACTTGATTTG ATTTGTAAAGACAAAGCTGAGACAGAGGTTTGGTTTGCTGCCCTTAAGTATATAAttgaaagaagtcgtaatagaCGTGCAAGAAGTGAGATCCCTGAG aTACATGATAGTGACTACTTCTCCACTGGTCGTCAATCAATAGACATTGTCTCAAACAATATTCCACGAGGTAGAACATCAATCGATCTAGGATATGAACGTGGAAACATGTTAAGACCAAGTACTGATGGTTTTCGGATTAGTGTCTCAAGCACACCAAGTTGTTCAAGTGGAGGTTCTGGTCCGGATGATATAGAATCATTAGGTGACGTTTACGTTTGGGGTGAAGTTTGGAGCGAAGGGATACTACCAGATGGGACTGTTAGCAAAGAAACGGTGAAAACAGATGTGTTAACTCCAAGACCCTTGGAATCCAACGTTGTTCTTGATGTTCACCAGATTGTTTGCGGTGTAAGGCACGTTGCGCTTGTGACAAGACAAGGAGAAGTCTTTACTTGGGGAGAAGAAGCTGGAGGTAGGCTTGGACATGGTATTCAAGTCGACATTTGTCGTCCCAAACTCGTTGAGTTTCTTGCTTTAACCAACATAGACTTTGTTTCTTGTGGAGAGTATCACACTTGTGTTGTATCCACCTCTGGGGACTTGTTTTCGTGGGGAGATGGAATCCACAATGTGGGTCTTTTAGGGCATGGTAGTGATATTAGCCATTGGATACCAAAAAGAGTCTCTGGTCCATTAGAAGGTCTTCAGGTACTCTCTGTTGCTTGTGGCACATGGCATTCTGCTTTAGCAACTGCAAATGGGAAGCTATTCACTTTTGGTGATGGTGCGTTTGGTGTTTTAGGACATGGAAACAGAGAAAGCGTTTCCAACCCTAAGGAAGTACAATCGTTAAATGGTTTGAAAACTGTGAAAGTTGCTTGTAGCGTTTGGCATACCGCGGCGATTGTTGAGGTTATGGGCCAGACCGGTACCAGTATGTCATCTAGGAAGTTGTTTACTTGGGGTGATGGGGATAAAAACAGATTAGGGCATGGGAACAAAGAGACTTACTTGCTACCCACGTGTGTCTCTTCACTTATTGATTACAACTTTCATCAAATTGCTTGTGGGCATACATTTACCGTGGCACTTACAACCTCAGGACATGTTTTCACTATGGGCGGGAGTTCACATGGTCAACTCGGTAACTCAATATCTGATGGTAAAGTACCTTGTTTGGTGCAAGACCGATTAGTGGGAGAATTTGTGGAAGAAATCGCTTGTGGAGATCACCATGTTGCGGTTTTGACATCTAGAAGTGAAGTTTTTACATGGGGGAAAGGTGCTAATGGAAGATTAGGACACGGTGATACAGAAGATAGAAGAACACCAACATTAGTTGAAGCCTTGAAAGACCGGCATGTGAAGAGCTTATCTTGCGGCTCAAACTTCACATCTAGTATATGTATACATAAATGGGTCTCCGGAGCAGATCAGTCAATCTGCTCCGGATGTCGCCAAGCATTTGGATTCACACGTAAGAGACACAACTGCTACAATTGTGGCTTAGTCCATTGTCATGCTTGTAGTTCAAAGAAAGCTTTGAAAGCAGCATTGGCTCCAACTCCAGGGAAGCCACATCGAGTATGCGATGCTTGTTACAACAAACTTAAAGCAGCCGAGACTGGTTATATCACTAATGCAAACAGGAACAATGTTGCAACTCCTGGACGGTCGTCAATAGATGGTTCGGTAAGAATAGATAGAGAAACAACAAGGTCATCTAAAATTCTCTTGTCCGGAAATACAAAATCAGTCAAGACATCAAGGCCTGGATTTAGACCTAATTCTTCTAATGTCCGTGACTCGCAAGTTCCATCTCTCCAACAACTTAAAGACATTGCATTCCCAAGTCTACTAAAACCTATTGCTCCTGCTGCTGTTCCACAGCGTCTACTAGTGGGACCAATGTCATCGCCTCCACCTACAAGATCCTCATCGCCTTTACCTGGAAGATCTTCATCGCCATACGCAAGAAGATCTAGCCCTCCACGCACTTCTGGATTTTCGAGGAGCGTTATTGATAGTTTGAAGAAGACTAATGAAGTTATGAACCAAGAAATGACGAAGCTGCAGAGTCAG GTTAAGAACTTGAAAGAGAAATGCAATAATCAAAGAACAGAGGTCCATAAATTTCAAGAAGCAGCTAAAGAAGCTTTCGAATTAGCCTCAAAGCAATCTTCTAAGCATAAAGCAGCTACAGAAGCCCTAAAGTCTGTTGCAGAACAG TTAAAAGGATTGAAGGATAAACTACCACCTGAAGTATCAGAGAGTGAAGCTTTCGAGTCCATTAACTCTCAAACTGAAGCTTATCTAAATACAAACGAAGTATCTGAAACATCTATACTTACAActtcgatacttgatcaacaAGAAACATCTCCTTCCGGAAACACACAAGATCAAAAGGTTGATGAACAAGTATCATCGAACTCAAGTATATCCGAAACGTCAAATTCATCAAAGCCAGTACCAACAgaatcttcatcatcatcatcaagaacAGGGGGAAAGGAAAGTAAAGAACAGTTTGAACCTGGCGTTTATGTGACTTTTGTGGTAGACATGAATGGTaacaagattttccgacgaGTTAGATTCAG TAAAAAGAGATTTGATGAGCATCAAGCAGAAGAGTGGTGGACTAAAAACAAAGATAGGTTGCTTAAGTGGTATAGTCctaattcatcatcatcatcaccaaaacCAACGGCCTCCGATTCACCTATTGCTCCTCCACCACCATCGGAACCACTGTTGGATCCGTCAGTCCCTGAGAAGAGCAATGACGAAGAACCAGAAGTCCCTGAGAAGAGCAATGAGGAAGAACCAGATTCTGAAATCTAG
- the LOC106450002 gene encoding uncharacterized protein LOC106450002 has translation MSISRVFFSDLKSGKCSSVVEARLLRFWEARNVKRGGELMWVDMLLMDMNSTLIQATINVNRLPRFRDRLAAGTMYSVSCFDVARCAQNFKLADSSLMIRFNDSTEFDVLSDPVSPIHAEGFRFRNQTELVGLANTNTQLPATELSDLNIDPVDIIGEIVAVKSTVSDPPEDKNSVMVTVKLENDVSVTLSLFDAQAVSFHQKLGGMRDDPKVIVATSINPKMVGGRLFLNATSGTHVYYDKETHAGESLFYRLVARDTGLPSAAPLLKSYAKVEPVTIAELNHFITTDPPQQEIDFLCTARVSRVEADKGWCYVACSKCSKKLQRTVTSFECARCNNPHAVGSLRASEAVQLLAEEGVNPEDSVMPPFVAGMEGKTYTFQVRVTPYNFTVNHQTFTVSRIINEVERAPAPEFVDDEGDDNDDDDAPDGPNNREKSGSGKGNCESSKRAGKEPVSNVRKRARIA, from the exons ATGTCTATTTCGAGAGTCTTCTTCTCTGACCTGAAGTCCGGCAAATGCTCCTCCGTCGTCGAGGCCCGGCTCCTACGGTTCTGGGAGGCGAGGAACGTCAAACGCGGTGGCGAGCTGATGTGGGTCGATATGCTACTTATGGACATGAAT TCGACTTTGATCCAAGCTACTATCAACGTGAATCGGCTTCCAAGGTTCCGAGATAGGCTCGCCGCCGGGACGATGTACTCTGTCTCTTGCTTTGACGTGGCTCGCTGTGCTCAGAACTTCAAGCTTGCGGACTCTTCTTTGATGATCCGGTTTAACGATTCCACCGAGTTTGACGTGTTATCTGATCCGGTCTCGCCAATACATGCAGAGGGATTCCGGTTCCGTAACCAGACCGAGTTGGTTGGTTTAGCCAATACAAACACTCAGCTTCCAG CCACTGAGCTCTCTGATCTCAATATTGACCCTGTAGATATTATTGGTGAAATCGTGGCGGTGAAGAGCACCGTGTCTGACCCTCCGGAGGACAAGAACAGTGTCATGGTCACCGTCAAACTAGAAAA TGATGTGTCTGTCACTCTTAGTCTGTTTGACGCTCAAGCCGTTTCATTCCACCAGAAGCTTGGAGGCATGCGTGATGATCCTAAAGTGATTGTTGCCACAAGCATAAACCCAAAGATGGTTGGAG GTCGTTTATTCCTCAACGCGACGTCAGGAACACATGTTTATTATGATAAGGAGACACATGCAGGAGAGTCTTTATTTTACCG ATTGGTGGCTAGAGACACTGGTCTTCCGTCTGCCGCACCTCTCTTGAAGTCTTATGCGAAGGTTGAGCCTGTGACAATTGCAGAGCTTAACCATTTTATCACTACAGATCCGCCCCAG CAGGAAATAGATTTCTTATGCACTGCGAGAGTTTCTCGAGTTGAAGCGGACAAAGGGTGGTGCTATGTTGCGTGTTCTAAGTGCAGCAAGAAATTGCAACGCACTGTCACTTCTTTCGAATGTGCACGCTGTAATAATCCTCATGCGGTCGGATCTTTACG GGCAAGTGAGGCGGTCCAGTTACTg GCTGAAGAAGGAGTGAACCCTGAGGATTCCGTGATGCCTCCGTTCGTTGCAGGAATGGAAGGCAAGACCTACACTTTCCAAGTCCGTGTCACGCCCTACAACTTCACCGTCAACCACCAGACGTTCACCGTGTCGCGTATCATCAATGAGGTTGAGCGTGCACCAGCTCCAGAATTTGTCGATGAT GAAGGTGAtgacaatgatgatgatgatgcgcCAGACGGGCCTAACAACCGTGAGAAGTCTGGTTCCGGCAAGGGCAATTGTGAATCATCAAAGAGGGCTGGAAAGGAGCCAGTCAGTAATGTGCGTAAGAGGGCGCGTATTGCTTAA
- the LOC125580974 gene encoding uncharacterized protein LOC125580974 — translation MANSKVYLSDLKCGPCFSTVECRLLRFWEVKNMKQGGELRRLSMLIVDLNGTIMVASISAKRLIIFRSRLIAGAVYSVSGFFVAECAPTLRLTDSPLMIMFNDLTSFDMLSVTGLELPVEGFRFRNEAELLGLTNASTELPDIVAELSAVKSTVNDPPKGKNHVMATIKMDKGGSVILSLFDCQAIAFHRRLDSMRVDPKVVVATNVKPRKIGGHLFLYAISGTHIYFDKETSTGQACLSRLVNICTGHTPVAALIRKVAKVEPVTMAELNSFVAAAVSDDIEYMCTGTVLRLDSEKGWCYIACVKCGRKLKRTDSVFVCMHCENYHAVGVPRYRVELAIADDTDEGIFVCYDGTMAKLHGLEAYEAGLITAKDGVNPEDSQVPPFVSDMQGKTYTFHVKLATYDFTAGRQSFTVTRIINMNERLPLPEFVDHGGDESIGGSMGVNHQIHADVDYDMVSGEASLISATELSDPASPAVKKARKT, via the exons ATGGCTAACTCAAAGGTTTACTTATCAGATCTGAAATGCGGCCCATGTTTCTCCACTGTTGAGTGTAGGTTATTGCGTTTCTGGGAGGTCAAGAATATGAAGCAAGGTGGTGAACTCCGGCGGCTTAGCATGCTCATAGTGGATTTGAAT gGTACTATTATGGTTGCATCCATCAGTGCTAAACGTCTTATAATATTCCGGTCTAGGCTTATCGCCGGAGCAGTATACTCTGTCTCTGGGTTCTTTGTGGCGGAGTGTGCTCCAACCCTTCGTCTTACTGATTCTCCCTTGATGATTATGTTCAATGATTTGACTTCTTTCGACATGTTATCTGTCACGGGTTTAGAACTACCGGTGGAAGGGTTCAGATTCAGAAATGAAGCTGAATTGCTCGGATTAACTAACGCAAGCACTGAACTCCCAG ACATTGTAGCGGAGCTGTCTGCTGTGAAGAGTACTGTGAATGATCCTCCAAAAGGAAAGAATCATGTTATGGCCACCATCAAGATGGATAA gggcggttctgtgaTACTGAGTCTGTTCGACTGTCAGGCTATCGCCTTCCACAGACGTCTTGATTCCATGCGTGTCGATCCAAAGGTGGTTGTTGCCACAAACGTCAAGCCAAGAAAGATTGGAG GCCATTTGTTTCTCTATGCCATATCAGGAACTCACATTTATTTTGACAAAGAAACCAGTACTGGTCAGGCGTGTTTATCTCG CTTGGTCAACATATGCACTGGTCACACGCCGGTAGCAGCACTCATTAGAAAGGTTGCAAAAGTCGAGCCCGTAACAATGGCTGAACTCAATAGTTTTGTCGCTGCTGCCGTCTCCGAT GATATTGAGTATATGTGCACCGGTACGGTTCTCCGGCTCGATTCAGAGAAAGGATGGTGTTACATTGCTTGCGTCAAATGTGGCAGGAAGCTTAAGCGCACCGATTCTGTTTTCGTGTGTATGCATTGCGAGAATTACCATGCTGTTGGTGTTCCACG CTATCGTGTGGAGCTTGCAATCGCTGATGACACTGATGAGggtatttttgtttgttatgaTGGCACAATGGCAAAGTTGCATGGTCTCGAGGCATATGAAGCTGGTCTAATTACG gCTAAAGACGGTGTAAACCCTGAGGACTCCCAGGTGCCTCCGTTCGTTTCAGACATGCAAGGGAAGACTTACACATTCCATGTCAAGTTAGCCACGTATGATTTTACAGCAGGCCGTCAAAGCTTTACTGTCACACGTATTATCAATATGAACGAACGTCTGCCGCTTCCAGAGTTCGTCGACCAT GGAGGAGATGAGAGCATTGGCGGGAGCATGGGTGTTAATCATCAGATTCATGCAGATGTGGATTATGATATGGTCAGTGGTGAAGCATCGTTGATTTCTGCAACCGAGCTGAGCGACCCAGCTTCGCCAGCCGTCAAGAAGGCGCGAAAGACTTAG